A genomic window from Paenibacillus sp. FSL K6-0276 includes:
- a CDS encoding carboxymuconolactone decarboxylase family protein: MKDNVNSGLNHFTNLSGDYGAKALAPIKEHFPDLAEFIMGNAYGDIFQRNTIEADWKEIAVISSLIAMGQFDQLGVHYVMALRVGVTVEQLKGILLHLVPAIGAPRIITAFNILLETIEEIQ; encoded by the coding sequence ATGAAAGACAATGTAAACAGTGGTCTTAACCACTTCACGAATCTCTCAGGAGACTACGGTGCTAAAGCACTGGCTCCGATTAAAGAACATTTCCCTGACTTGGCTGAATTTATTATGGGAAATGCTTACGGCGATATTTTTCAACGTAACACCATTGAAGCTGACTGGAAGGAAATCGCAGTTATCTCTTCTCTGATTGCGATGGGTCAGTTCGATCAATTGGGTGTTCATTATGTCATGGCTCTTCGTGTAGGAGTTACTGTAGAACAACTCAAAGGTATTCTATTACACTTAGTACCCGCTATAGGGGCACCTAGAATCATCACGGCTTTTAATATCCTTCTCGAAACGATTGAAGAAATTCAGTAA